The Streptomyces sp. NBC_01439 genome contains the following window.
GTGGTACGTCCTGGCATTCCTGGCACTCGTTTTCACCGCGACAGCCATCTGCTTGCTCGGCGCCGGCCTCTGGCCCGCGCTCGGCGCGGACAGTCCGCGCGTCGGCGGCCCGCTCGTCGTCCTGGCCGGAGGCTATCTGCTGAGCGGAACTGTTCTGGCGGTGCGGCGCACCCCCACGCACCGCGCGCTTCCGTGGCTCGCCACGCTGGCCGTGCCCCTCGCAATACCCCTGGTCCCATGGCTCGGGACACTCGTCCAACGGGCCTATCTGTCGCCGTTCGGGTTGCGCCCCACGCCGGGGACCGGAGGGCTGGGCAACATCCAGGCGGGGCTCTGGGTGCTGTGCGTGTTCGTCACAACCGCACTGGTACCGGTGGCATACCTCGGGTGGATGCGATTCCTCGCCCCCTCCCTGCGAGTCCGGGGGCCGTGGTTGTCCTGGGCGCCTGCAGTGATTCTGGGCATAGGCATGGGCACGGCGTTCAGCCTGCTCACCTTCCATGCAGCGGCGGTCAGTGGCGCGGAGAACCGAGCGCAAGCAGCGGCCGGCCGCGACATCCCGGAGTACTTCGGGGTCAGCGCCGAGTACGCGTGCGTGGAGCCGACTTCCCGCGAAGCGCCGTACTACGGAACCCCGCCTCCCCATGACAAGCCGGTGGTGATCTTCGGGCAATCCGGTGACCGGGTCGATTTCTGGGACCCCTCCGCCAACCGAAAGACCAGCATCCGCTTGGAGGACGCCCGCATCAGGGTCGTTCCCCACAGCGACTCGCCGTGCGCCGACGCCGCCCAGGCCGTCAGTGGCCGGGGCCGGGAGAGCTGAGATCCCCTCAACCTTCGCGGAGGCGCGGCCTCGGGTCGGCAATTGACGATTTCCTTCTGAGGGAAATACCTGATGGGAGGCCCTCCATCGCGTTCTGGGGGCGCGGCGGGGGGCCTTTCCGCTTTGACAGGTCCGCATGGGCGGGTGAGGGTGGAAATGACCTAAAAGGCCCATAAGCGAGACATGTACGGAGGTGCATGAAAATGCGCCGTAAGATCGTTGCGGCAGCCATGGCGGGCGCCGCGGGAATCGCGATAGGTCTGCTGCCCGTCGCCAGCGCCTCGGCTTCGGTCGTCACGGGTAACGGCGGTGGCGGGAACGGTGGCTACGACTGCTACCGGTACCCCTCCAACCGTTCCGACGCCCGGTGGGACGCCTGCTGCAACCACGACTGGCGCAACCGTCCCAGCTGGTGCTGGGAGCGGGGCGGCGTCGGTGGATACAACGACAACTGGCGCGACAACCACAACTGGCGCGACTCGAACTGGTCGAACTGGAACGACTCCGGCCGCGGTGGCAACGGTGACTGGGGCCACCACGACGACTGGGGCAACGGTCGCGGCGGCAACGGTGACTGGGGCAACGGCCGTGGTGGCGACGGCGGTCGCGGTGGCGACGGCGGCGGCAACTGGGGTGGCGGCGGTGGCGACGGCGGCGGTCGCGGTGGCGACGGCGGCGGCGGCAACTGGGGTGGCGGAGGGGGCGGCGACGGCGGTCGCGGTGGCGACGGCGGCGGCGGCAACTGGGGTGGCGGAGGGGGCGGCGGTGGCGGCGGTGGCGGTGGCTGGGGTGGCTGAACCCCGACCGGAAGCCTAGGCCCACCGGCCCGACCCGGCCCGATGTGATGCCTGCGATGCCCCTGTTCCTCCCCCTAGCGGAGGAGCAGGGGCATCGCCCCCGTGAGGTCGCGCAGGCAGCGGACCGCGAGTTCCGCCGGGGATCCGGGGCCCGAGACCGGGGCCTGCGTCGTCGACCACAGCTCCAGCGAGACGCGGATCGCGTCCGTGGCCGCCGCCGCGAGCAGGCGCACCTCCAGCGGGTCGGCCCCCGGGCCCGCCAGTCGTGAGATCACCGGGACCAGGTGCTCCTCGGAGTCCTGGTTCACGCGGTACCAGACCGCGCGCAGGGCCTGGTCGTCCGCCGCCGCGCGCAGGAGGCCGCGGGTCACCTCCAGGCCCTCCTCGACCGCCTGCTGTCCGCTCAGCGACCGGGTGACCGCGCGTTCCAGCGCCTCGCCCAGCGGCGTGCCGGGGTCCTCCTCGGCGAGCAGGGCGCGCCAGGCGTCGCCGCCGCCCGCCAGCAGCGGGGCCACCGCCTCCTGCTTGTTGCGGAAGTAGCGGTAGAAGGTGCGCAGGGCCACCCCCGCCCGGTGGGCGATGTCCTCCGCGGTGGTGCCGTCGGGGCCGTGTTCGGCGAACAGTTCGCAGGCCGCACGGGCGATGTCGAGCTGGGTGGCGGCCTTGCGGCGCTCGGTCAGCGACTGGGCTCCGGGGCCGGCCTGGGGAGCGTACGGACGAGGGGATTTCACGGGTGAAGCGTACCCCTAGCCAACCTCCGTGATTACATTCTTTGTCATTATGGCAAAACGTGTCATCGCTTCGGTACGCTCGCGCCATGAACCGTTACGAAGGACGACGCGTCCTCATCACCGGCGGCGGCTCCGGCATCGGCCAGGCCACCGTCCACCGCATCCTCGCCGAGGGCGGCCGGGTCCACACCGTGGACGTCAACGAGGCCGGTCTGAAGGCCACCGCCGACCGGGCCGCCGCCGAGGGCCACGCGGCCCGACTCACCACCGCGCTCCTCGACATATCCGACGAGAACGCCGTCAAGGAGGGCGTGGCCGCCGCGGCCGACGTCCTCGGCGGGATCGACGTACTCGTCAATGCCGCGGGCATCCTGCGCTCCGCGCACACCCACCGGACCACCCTCGACCTGTGGAACCAGGTCATCGCGGTCAACCTGACCGGCACCTTCCTGATGATCCGCGAGTCCCTCCCGGCGCTGCTCGCGGGTGACCGGCCGGTCGTCGTGAACTTCAGCTCCACCTCGGCGTCCTTCGCCCACCCCTACATGTCCGCCTACGCGGCCAGCAAGGGCGGCATCCAGTCCATGACCCACGCACTGGCCGCCGAGTACAGCAAGCAGGGCCTGCGCTTCGTCAGCGTCGCACCCGGATCCATCGAGAGCGGCATGACCACCGGCACCGGCCCCGGCCTGCCGGAGGACACCGACTGGTCCCTCTTCACCAAGCTGGCCCCGGCCCTCGGCCAGGGCTTCGCCGGCCCGCAGACCGTCGCCGGCGTCGTCGCCATGCTGGGCTCCGAGGACGGTGCGTTCATCACCGGTACGGAGATCCGCATCGACGGCGGCACGCACTACTGATCAGGCGCGGAACCGGTCCCACAGCCGGGGGAAGCGCTCCGCGAGCACGGCTTCGTTCTCGAAGTCCAGCGGGGCGCCTTCCGGCTCGGCCGCCTGCAGCGGGATGCCCAGATCCGGCGCCACCGCCCCGGTCAGCTGCTCGTACGCCTCGTCGGCCGCGTACCCCAGCTCCTCGCCGTCCCCGTCGATCTCCTCGTCGAAGTCGCCCAGCAGCTCCGCCAGCTGGTCGGGATCGTGCACCCCGCCCTCGAACACCTCCCGCCCCTGGCCGATCAGCCAGCAGCGGAAGTAGTCGAAGGCGTCGTCGCTCGCCCCGTCGAGCAGTACCCAGGCCGCGCCCCACAGGTCCCAGGTGTAGGCCCGGTTGTACCGGGACTCGAAGTGGCGGGCGAAGTCCAGCACGGAGTCCGGGTCGAGCAGTGCGAGCCGCTCCACGAGCAGCTCGGCGTGTTCCTCGGGGTCGCCGTCGGCGGCCTCGCGAGTACGGTCGACGATCTCCCAGAACTCCGTCTCGTCCATCACCGCTCCAGCATCACGGGTCCGCCCCCCGGCCGCCACCGCGCATACGGCCAAAGGCCGGTGTCGCCTTGCCCTCCACGAGGTTCCGGCCGCCGGGAAACGCCGTGAGGCGGCCCGCCCCCGAAGGGACGGGCCGCCTCACGGACGGTCACGGTCGGGGCCGGCGGCTCAGAGGCCGTAGCGCTCCCGGGCCTCCTTGACGGCGGACGCCGGCACCTCGCCGCGGCGGGCGAGCTGGGCCAGCGCGGCCACCACGATCGACTGCGCGTCGACACCGAAGTGGCGGCGGGCGCCCTCACGGGTGTCGGACAGGCCGAAGCCGTCCGTACCGAGCGAGGTGTAGTCCTGCTCCACCCACTGGCTGATCTGGTCCGGGACCTGACGCATCCAGTCGGAGACGGCGAGGACGGGGCCGGCGGCACCCTCCAGCGCGCGGGTGATGTACGGGGTGCGCACCTCGCCGCGCAGCAGCGCCTCGTCGCACTCCAGCGCGTCGCGCCGCAGCTCGCCCCAGGAGGTGGCGGACCACACGTCGGCGGCCACGTTCCACTCGGCTGCCAGCAGCTTCTGCGCCTCCAGGATCCAGTGGATCGCGGTGCCCGAGGCCATCAGCTGGACCTTGGGGGCGTCGGCGGCCGGGGCCGCCTCCGCCAGGTCCGCCGCCGTGTTGAAGCGGTAGAGGCCCTTGAGGATGCCCTCCTCCACGCCCTCGGGCATGGCGGGCTGCACCTTCGGCTCGTTGTAGACCGTCAGGTAGTAGAAGACGTCTTCCGGCGTCTCGCCGTACATCCGGCGCAGACCGTCCTTGACGATCACCGCGATCTCGTACGCGAAGGCCGGGTCGTAGTTGAGCGACGCCGGGTTCGTGGACGCGATCAGGTGCGAGTGGCCGTCCGCGTGCTGGAGGCCCTCACCGGTCAGCGTGGTGCGGCCGGCGGTGGCGCCGACGATGAAGCCCTTGCCGAGCTGGTCGGCGAGCTGCCACATCTGGTCGGCGGTGCGCTGCCAGCCGAACATCGAGTAGAAGATGTAGAAGGGGATCATCGGCTCGCCGTGCGTCGCGTACGACGTGCAGGCGGCGATGAAGTCGGCCATGGCGCCGGCCTCGGTGATCCCCTCGTTGAGGATCTGGCCGTCCTTGGCTTCCTTGTAGTACATGAGCTGGTCGCGGTCGACCGGCTCGTACGTCTGGCCCAGCGGCGAGTAGATGCCGGCCGACGGGAAGAGGGACTCCATGCCGAAGGTGCGGGCCTCGTCGGGGACGATCGGCACCCAGCGCTTGCCGGTCTCCTTGTCCCGCATCAGGTCCTTGACGAGCCGGACGAAGGCCATCGTGGTGGCCATCTCCTGCTTGCCGGAGCCCTTGAGCAGCGGGGCGAAGGAACGGTCCGCGGGGGCGGGCAGGGCCACGTGCTTGACCTTGCGGGCCGGGGCCGGACCGCCGAGCGCCGCGCGGCGCTCGTTCAGGTACTGGACCTCGGGGCTGTTCGCGCCCGGGTGGCCGTACGGGACCTGGCCGTCGGCGAAGGCGCTGTCCGGGATCGGGAGGCCGAGCTTGTCGCGCATGCTCTTGAACTCGTCGATCGTCAGCTTCTTCATCTGGTGGTTCGCGTTCTTCGACTCGAACCCGGCGCCCAGCGTGTAGCCCTTGACGGTCTGCGCGAGGATGACCGTCGGCGCGCCCTTGTGCTCCAGGGCGGCCTTGTACGCGGCGTAGACCTTGCGGGGCTCGTGGCCGCCGCGGGAGGAGTGGAAGCACTCGGCGATCTTCGCGTCGGAGAGCACCCCGGCCAGCTGCACGAGCTCGGCGTTGGCGCCGAAGAAGTGCTGGCGGATGTAGGCCACATCGCGGGTCGCGTACGTCTGGAACTGCGCGTCCGGTACCTCGCGCAGGCGGCGCACGAGGGCGCCCGTGGTGTCGAGCTGGAACAGCTCGTCCCAGGCGGAACCCCACAGCGACTTGATGACGTTCCAGCCGGCGCCGCGGAACTGGGCCTCCAGCTCCTGGACCACGCGGAAGTTGGCGCGGACCGGACCGTCGAGGCGCTGCAGGTTGCAGTTGATGACGAAGGTCAGGTTGTCGAGCTGCTCGCGGGAGGCGAGGGCCAGGGCGGCGGTCGACTCGGGCTCGTCCATCTCGCCGTCGCCGAGGAAGGCCCAGACGTGCGAGTTGGCGGTGTCCTTGATGCTCCGGTTCTGCAGGTAGCGGTTGAAGCGCGCCTGGTAGATCGCGGAGAGCGGGCCGAGGCCCATGGACACCGTCGGGAACTCCCACAGCCACGGCAGGCGCCGCGGGTGCGGGTAGGACGGCAGGCCGTTGCCGCCGGACTCCTGGCGGAAGTTGTCGAGCTGCTGCTCGGAGACGCGCCCGTCGAGGAAGGCGCGGGCGTAGATGCCGGGGGAGGCGTGGCCCTGGATGTAGAGCTGGTCGCCCGATCCGTCGGCCTCCTTCCCGCGGAAGAAGTGCTGGAAGCCGGTCTCGTAGAGCCACGCGGCCGAGGCGAAGGTGGCGATGTGGCCGCCGACGCCGTACTTGGAGCCGCGGGTCACCATGGCGGCCGCGTTCCAGCGGTTCCACGCGGTGATCTTGGCTTCCATCTCCTCGTCACCGGGGAACTCGGGCTCCGCGGCGGTCGGGATGGTGTTGACGTAGTCCGTCTCCAGCAGCTTCGGCAGGGCGAGACCGGCGGCCTCGGCGTGCTGGAGCGTGCGGCGGAGCAAGTATTCGGCGCGGCGCGTACCGGCGGCCTGTGCGACGGCATCGAGGGAGGCCGCCCATTCGGCGGTCTCCTCGGTGTCGCGGTCCGGGAGCTGGTCGAGCTCGCTCGGAAGCTTTCCTACGGGGTCGGACATTGCTGTGCGCCGCCTTCCGGACAAAGGAGAGGTGGTGAAAAAATCCCTGACGGGCAGGACAGGGTCGGCGGACCTGGTTGAGGTCCGCGACGACTGTAAATCGCTGATCGAT
Protein-coding sequences here:
- a CDS encoding TetR/AcrR family transcriptional regulator, with translation MKSPRPYAPQAGPGAQSLTERRKAATQLDIARAACELFAEHGPDGTTAEDIAHRAGVALRTFYRYFRNKQEAVAPLLAGGGDAWRALLAEEDPGTPLGEALERAVTRSLSGQQAVEEGLEVTRGLLRAAADDQALRAVWYRVNQDSEEHLVPVISRLAGPGADPLEVRLLAAAATDAIRVSLELWSTTQAPVSGPGSPAELAVRCLRDLTGAMPLLLR
- a CDS encoding DUF4240 domain-containing protein, whose translation is MDETEFWEIVDRTREAADGDPEEHAELLVERLALLDPDSVLDFARHFESRYNRAYTWDLWGAAWVLLDGASDDAFDYFRCWLIGQGREVFEGGVHDPDQLAELLGDFDEEIDGDGEELGYAADEAYEQLTGAVAPDLGIPLQAAEPEGAPLDFENEAVLAERFPRLWDRFRA
- the aceE gene encoding pyruvate dehydrogenase (acetyl-transferring), homodimeric type yields the protein MSDPVGKLPSELDQLPDRDTEETAEWAASLDAVAQAAGTRRAEYLLRRTLQHAEAAGLALPKLLETDYVNTIPTAAEPEFPGDEEMEAKITAWNRWNAAAMVTRGSKYGVGGHIATFASAAWLYETGFQHFFRGKEADGSGDQLYIQGHASPGIYARAFLDGRVSEQQLDNFRQESGGNGLPSYPHPRRLPWLWEFPTVSMGLGPLSAIYQARFNRYLQNRSIKDTANSHVWAFLGDGEMDEPESTAALALASREQLDNLTFVINCNLQRLDGPVRANFRVVQELEAQFRGAGWNVIKSLWGSAWDELFQLDTTGALVRRLREVPDAQFQTYATRDVAYIRQHFFGANAELVQLAGVLSDAKIAECFHSSRGGHEPRKVYAAYKAALEHKGAPTVILAQTVKGYTLGAGFESKNANHQMKKLTIDEFKSMRDKLGLPIPDSAFADGQVPYGHPGANSPEVQYLNERRAALGGPAPARKVKHVALPAPADRSFAPLLKGSGKQEMATTMAFVRLVKDLMRDKETGKRWVPIVPDEARTFGMESLFPSAGIYSPLGQTYEPVDRDQLMYYKEAKDGQILNEGITEAGAMADFIAACTSYATHGEPMIPFYIFYSMFGWQRTADQMWQLADQLGKGFIVGATAGRTTLTGEGLQHADGHSHLIASTNPASLNYDPAFAYEIAVIVKDGLRRMYGETPEDVFYYLTVYNEPKVQPAMPEGVEEGILKGLYRFNTAADLAEAAPAADAPKVQLMASGTAIHWILEAQKLLAAEWNVAADVWSATSWGELRRDALECDEALLRGEVRTPYITRALEGAAGPVLAVSDWMRQVPDQISQWVEQDYTSLGTDGFGLSDTREGARRHFGVDAQSIVVAALAQLARRGEVPASAVKEARERYGL
- a CDS encoding SDR family NAD(P)-dependent oxidoreductase, producing MNRYEGRRVLITGGGSGIGQATVHRILAEGGRVHTVDVNEAGLKATADRAAAEGHAARLTTALLDISDENAVKEGVAAAADVLGGIDVLVNAAGILRSAHTHRTTLDLWNQVIAVNLTGTFLMIRESLPALLAGDRPVVVNFSSTSASFAHPYMSAYAASKGGIQSMTHALAAEYSKQGLRFVSVAPGSIESGMTTGTGPGLPEDTDWSLFTKLAPALGQGFAGPQTVAGVVAMLGSEDGAFITGTEIRIDGGTHY